The sequence below is a genomic window from Pangasianodon hypophthalmus isolate fPanHyp1 chromosome 27, fPanHyp1.pri, whole genome shotgun sequence.
attcatttcttatcatttgtgatttttgtacgccattcatttacttttaaatctgattttacatatgattaattattttcacatgtaatttttatacatgattcattcatttttttgtgatttttcatgtgatttttacacaacatgtagtttttacatttttctttctgttcttttttttttttttttttacatatgatttgtttattttcacataggAATTTAACAcgatttgttcattttcatgtgatttttacatgtgattcattcattttctcatgatagttatgcatttttttttttttacatttttgcatgtacatttttttacatgtagAACATGGGGTTCCATTTTACTGGTGTGATTTTTCTCCCAtgaataattctaataataatgaattaatgaataatctaaatctaatataTTGTTCACATGATGTCAGATTTCACGTATGCAATTTCAGGacataatgttttaaattccaccttcatatatatatgaatatattatgatCACACATGAAATATATGTGGATTTTCCGTAAGGGATGTTCTCAGCTAGTTTcctatgcagtgtgtgtgggttaaAGATCAAAACATCAATGTTGGCATATTTAGAAACCTGCTAGGTTCAGAATTCATTCTCTGAAACAAGGCCTGCTTGCTCTGGAGGTTTCTCGGCAGTGTCTGTGATCCTGCTAAACTCTCTTTACCATTCACACTATCAGACTTCTTGATGAAGCTGcaggcaaaataaaaacaggtaaTGAGTGATAGTTGCTTCACATTAAATCTATGTCTCAGAGGTTAACAAATACATCCTTACTTGTCATTGTCTGGTTTGGAATCAGAGAAATGAGCTGGTTTCGAAAAAGTGCTTGATGTCttgtctggggaaaaaaaagagcaagtcTGCATATAAAATTCACACTAAGATGAAAAGCATTGAGACAATTCAGGTGCATCAATAAACAGGATAATATTTTAACCTGGATAACCAGATGAACTTGTATTTATCTTCTGGCTAGAGGTCCATGGCTTGACTGCTGACACTAGAATTAAACAATAATATCAGACAAAGACAACAGAAGGTTGGATTGGGGATATAAACCATTTGAATCATTAAGTACCGCGGTACACATAACTCACCAGGTCTGCTGGGAGAGTCCATGATGGCTGATggtttagaaactgctgattcagatgctgattggctgaaaagCAATGGGTTAAAATGTGGTGTAGTGTTAGGCTGTGAGATGTTGCTAGACCTGCTGATGGACTTGGGGCTTCGTGGGATTTGGTTTTTGCGTGCACCAGACAGCTGTGGTGATGAGATGGCTGGATATTGACTGCTGAGAGATGACTTCACATCCTGGGACATCCCTAAttagataaaataatatataaaaatggagCTCTTATGTATATACTAGAAAAAGAGGCTGTTAAGTGACTATTGTATGTGCTACATCACCGTatctcttttttaaatgtgtgtaatcatacGTGTAAATCAACTAATCAGAATGGAGTCTCTGCAAAGTATTTGGTTGGTTCAACATTGCTTTGTAGGTAGAAGAATAAGAGATCAAGTTAGAGATAGTTAGAGATAGAGATCACATCTCCAAATCATTCATAATTTTCCTATCAAAGCCTGTCATCCCTTCATGTTTCattctgtatttaaattaaagaagTTTGTGGTTTTCTGAGCCTTCTACTGCCCTGCAAGTAAAATTGCAATtgcaacaaaaaacactgacgACCCCCCAACTGACCCCGTCTCCTTTGTTGAAACTTCACTTTCCTTCATgaggtgaagaagaagaaggagcagACATAAACAATACTGATATAAGTAGATACAGAAACAGTGCACATGTGTCTTACTCACCAGACTTAGTGGAGGGTTCAGTCATTGGTGGATATGATTTAGTACTCAGCGTTGGTTGACCAAACACCTTTGACTTTAGTGGAGGGGAGGGGTTAGAGAGAGAAGAGCTGGGATTGGCTGATCTCCTAACAGGCTTAGGGCTCATACGAATCATAGAAGTGACAGGTGCTTGGGGTGTTGCAATAGTTGCGGATGCATCTACAACTGATCGCACTTCTTGTGACACCGAGGAATAAACTGAGGAGTATCCAGAGTATTCTACCAGAAAAGGcgagaaatgaagaaaatgaggATGGATTTGAGAACTTCTTTATGTacaaagagaaaaatacagaactCACCACTATCAGGAGGTGATTCTGCTCTTCTAGCTAGAGAACCTATGGAGAGCTGAGGCTGTGAGAAGACACGAGACATACGTGACCTCTCTTCTCGTGATTCTGTAGAGGTctctgattggataaaaaggaaaaatataaggCTTTAAATAGACATTCAATCCTATATCATTTAAAGTATATGGAATATCCAAAGTATTGTGGGTTGATGAGGAGAAGATGCTTTTTTCCAAAGAAATGTCATTTGGATGTGGTGCATGTGTTTCTTGGCGTATTTGACTGACatctttttgtgtttcttcagAATATCTACTTTTACAAATTTGGAGAACGTATGCTAaaagtttacataaaatattgatTCTAATCTAGACTATGCAGATGAGATGGAGCTGATGATGTAGTGAATCAGTACCTATCTGTGATGATGTAAACAACTTTTctgtgttgtgattggctggtCTTCTTTGACGTCTGGGACTCATGCAAGTTACAGAGGTTGCAATAGGTTGGGCAGAAGTCACATGCTGACCATTTACTGATGACCTCACTTCCTGAGACACAGTTGAATACACTGAAGAGTAGCCAGAGTACTCtaaatgaagaacaaaaaaaaaaagatttccaatGAAGTCAAGTTGAAAACAGTGTTTAGACTAGTGAGTTGTATTGGTATTGAGAGGAAACAGTATTAAAGAAAAGGAATGAAAGTAGAAAGTAATCTAAGCAATCTAGGAACCTGCTTATTTTAAATACTGGTAATTTCAAGTAAAAGACATCGATCTAATTTACCACTTCCAGATGGCGAATCTGCACGTCTGCTTAGATAACCAACGGACAGCTGAGAATGGGAGAAACTGTCCCCTGTTGACCTCATTTCCTGTTGCACTGAAAGAGCATCTTATTGGACAAAAGGATCTAAAACtattttggcacattttttctaaatggataaatgaaAGCAGAAAGGATAGggaaaatgaaggaaagaaaaaattagACTTATACTCACACTCAACTGGATATCGGGTTTGGTTGAGCTCTGAGGTTACACCAGAAGTCTCAGCAGAGTCAACAGACTGAGAACTGATAAGATTGGTATACTGATTTTGTGCAAGGTCGTGGTTTGTCAGTCTTTTGCAAGGCCGTGGGCTTATTTGAGTGTACGAGGGGACAGGAGAGTGAGGAGTCACTTTGCTGGAAGACTCTTGATCTCCATTATTGTCAGGTGAATTGATTTTGTCTGGGCAAGAGAAGTAATCTGTCAGAcaatatgcagtatataatcCTTATGGTTTTAACTGTATTATCATCAGTGtaataattttacaatttcaTGTTTACATTATTATAACAACTCACCAGACACTGGTGAAGGTACAGCTAAGAGTGGTTTCTTCATTGTAGTAGGAGATGGTGTGGGGTTCCATTTTGGCTCATCTAGGTTAAACCTGGTTGGCTTAGTCTTAGAGTTTGGGCTCATGTGAACatttaaatttgatgttgcagATTGGACAGGAACTTGAGATTCCATCACAGCTGCTTGTTTCTCATAAAGGCTGCTGGTAGATTGCATTTTTTCTGTCTGGACTATGGAAAAAACACAACTCTGACATTAAGCAAAGAACAAAACACAGTAGGCATGCTATtatcagaaaaataatcaaagacagggtggtgtgatgcggcctgatgCGAAGTTGCGTATTTTTAAACAACAGcatgtcatgaagtgttttcttcctcttatgccaccacaatttgccaacaattacaattttttatttattactgagcaagacattttactttttatctgtttatggttGCATTTTATGCTGTGGAAGactgtaaaacaagttagttctctTATCAGTTATGTTATAACAACTTTTATTATTGTTGCATCTTTTTcatctcttgaagttaataagacaaaaaatgcagcttcttCATGTTGccgagaaactggaaagcttTTCTATAGCAGAAAACATACactgactccttccataaatgttaaataaacatctccttacagaaagtgtCAGCATATCAGTGAGTATACAATAACAACAAGTTTTCCTTAtctgttattgaaaatgaatcaataccttctgaccaataacTTTTCATAACATTGTATAACTTgaaatgtgtttcagagtgaCTAATATCctgataaaaactatgatagACCATTCTTACCAATTCTGTGGTGTGATCTGATTGTGGCACTTGGTATAGATGGAGATTTGAATGGTGTAGGGCTTTGGTTGGTTGACTTCAGAGGTTTGGGGCTCACTGGAACAGTTGCACTACTCGTAGGTTCGTGTGCTGTTGGTGTAGTAAGTGGCTCTGCATGTTGAATTGAACTGGTTGCTTGAGAATGATCTAGTTGAAGAAGCAGAAACCAAATATTGAGAGCTAATGAGagctaagaaagaaagaaagaaaagtatcTTATTCACCATCTCTGAGGGAGGGCTCTAAATGTCCTGTAGGACAAGCAGATATCGGAGAGGTCACAGAGAATGGGGCCACACGGTGGTTGTATACAGATGCACTGGATTCTGAAGCTTTGCCAACAGTTGAAGCTTTAAATGGTGATTCAGTTGCCTCGGGTGTACATGCTGGTTTAAATGGAGTAGGACTTTGGTTGGTTGATCTGAGAGATTTAGGGCTTAGAGGTATGTTCATAATGCTGACTGGTTGCTGGGGTTCTGTCATGGATCCCAAACTTGTTTGAACATTGACCGTTGACCGGAGCACTTGTGATGAAAGTAAGCGCTCTGACAATGAGAGAAGAAATATAAAGTAATTGTGCTTTCAGAATCTTGGAAACATTGGTAGATATCAGTATATACCACAAACAAAAACTTACCAGTTCTAAAAGTAGATTCTGAGGATTTTGTTGTGGCAATGACATTATTTGGTATAGCAAAAGGAGCCACATGAAGGTTTTTTGCACACGTTGTTGTATCTGAAGCTGATTTGCTGAAAGGCAGATCAGCATTTTGATTGGTTAATTGCATGGTTTTGGGAGTAGTTAGGTTGGTGTCTGTATTGGCCATTAGATTTGGTTTTCCTGTGGCTTCCAGATTGCTGACCATTGACGTCGCTTCCTGTGTCTCCAAAGTAATTTCTGATTCAGTGGAAGGTTAACAGGGTGAGATGTTGGTTATTGTTGGGAAAGCAAAGGAGATAAAGAGAAAGTTGAACATAGATATTGCACTCACCATTCTGAAAGGAAGACCTTTCTGCAACTGTCTTTGATGAGACTTTTTCAGGGGGCAACTGATGAAACTTTGGGTGAGTTGTAGAGTTATGGTTGTCTGGTGTCTTTACTTCCTGACCTTCCTCTGTTGGTTGAAAAGAAGCAagaaaacaatatataaaaatatcaatcaCCAAAATGATTATCAGAAGAATGGTCAGTATGCCTTTAGGGAAAAATAGACAGTGTCAAGAACTATGACTGGTGTGGTATGCAAATTTCTTTTACCTACCAGATTCATGGTGGGATTCTATGTTTTGCTCTGGTGTGGAGATTTCAATAGATGAATGGCTAAATTGTGCCGGTGGTGGTATGAGTTTGGTAAGAATGGAGGGTGGGTTAGATTGTATCCTCCAAGGCCTTGGAGACATAGGACTTAATGGACAACCTTCAGCACCTCCAGATTTCTGGGGTGCT
It includes:
- the LOC113531102 gene encoding mucin-4, encoding MESSTASGSGENGTAVLAQFERALRLVVREIHVDVATFKRNVEQRLEEACKGAKPLENMVSRLQKENQQLKEKLEALSQLVDTLPLIASQSSSQRKRDLHDLQDLQVQAQIQVQAERSSPGTASSMEEEETCDPTGAYLLGGSVCVDSESTSSRSSPTASLASIINMDTSCEPNEISREEKEVEEEEEDTLTSAGLENKPEKAQEELEEVASLVSKQHALSDSLTITSSQIDPNTDPRPESPLGSEYSGFSAYSGYSVSQDVMSSLSRQHVTSVAMTTRQRPLTATSRARDLAVQKSKSQLNTETQEMKSSNNSRTTSTVAPQKSGGAEGCPLSPMSPRPWRIQSNPPSILTKLIPPPAQFSHSSIEISTPEQNIESHHESEEGQEVKTPDNHNSTTHPKFHQLPPEKVSSKTVAERSSFQNEITLETQEATSMVSNLEATGKPNLMANTDTNLTTPKTMQLTNQNADLPFSKSASDTTTCAKNLHVAPFAIPNNVIATTKSSESTFRTERLLSSQVLRSTVNVQTSLGSMTEPQQPVSIMNIPLSPKSLRSTNQSPTPFKPACTPEATESPFKASTVGKASESSASVYNHRVAPFSVTSPISACPTGHLEPSLRDDHSQATSSIQHAEPLTTPTAHEPTSSATVPVSPKPLKSTNQSPTPFKSPSIPSATIRSHHRIVQTEKMQSTSSLYEKQAAVMESQVPVQSATSNLNVHMSPNSKTKPTRFNLDEPKWNPTPSPTTMKKPLLAVPSPVSDKINSPDNNGDQESSSKVTPHSPVPSYTQISPRPCKRLTNHDLAQNQYTNLISSQSVDSAETSGVTSELNQTRYPVELQQEMRSTGDSFSHSQLSVGYLSRRADSPSGSEYSGYSSVYSTVSQEVRSSVNGQHVTSAQPIATSVTCMSPRRQRRPANHNTEKLFTSSQIETSTESREERSRMSRVFSQPQLSIGSLARRAESPPDSEYSGYSSVYSSVSQEVRSVVDASATIATPQAPVTSMIRMSPKPVRRSANPSSSLSNPSPPLKSKVFGQPTLSTKSYPPMTEPSTKSGMSQDVKSSLSSQYPAISSPQLSGARKNQIPRSPKSISRSSNISQPNTTPHFNPLLFSQSASESAVSKPSAIMDSPSRPVSAVKPWTSSQKINTSSSGYPDKTSSTFSKPAHFSDSKPDNDNFIKKSDSVNGKESLAGSQTLPRNLQSKQALFQRMNSEPSRDKSVESRPKLRRSQSLGTSSASGIKQLLLEWCRSKTIGYQHIDIHNFSSSWSDGMAFCALVHAFFPNEFDYNELNPAHHKHNLDLAFTTAEEKADCIRLIEVDDMMAMGPNPDPMCVFTYVQSLYNHLKRFE